The proteins below are encoded in one region of Cyclopterus lumpus isolate fCycLum1 chromosome 8, fCycLum1.pri, whole genome shotgun sequence:
- the LOC117735367 gene encoding octapeptide-repeat protein T2: RERERGKGGRERERGGREREREGGREGGREREREREGREREGEGEREGEREGRGRERGGGREGGREREGEREGGREREREGEREGGEREREEGGREGGRERERERGGRERGEGGREGEMREGERERGREGRREREEREGERERERGREGERE; the protein is encoded by the exons agggagagagagagagggaaaggggggagggagagagagagaggggggagggagagagagagagagggggggagggagggagggagagagagggagagagagagagaggggagggagagagagggggagggagagagagagggagagagggagggaagggggagagagagagggggggggagggagggagggagggagagggagggagagagagagggagggagggagagggagagagagggagagagagaggga ggagagagggagagggaggagggagggagggagggagggagggagagagagagagagaggggagggagagagaggggggagggagggagggagggggagatgagggagggagagagagagagagggagggagggga ggagagagagggaggagagggagggagagagagagagagagagggggagggagggagagagggag